From the Pseudoalteromonas tunicata genome, one window contains:
- a CDS encoding efflux RND transporter periplasmic adaptor subunit has product MRSLILLCPLLLAGCSSESTIENPLNYQVKTMDFETLVPAKGYLAAATATAVNSPVGSRGPQTLAWLAPEYSVVKKGDVIVRFEGERLERERQDLNNQLAITNEDILGKKTDLTAEKAVLGYDLSSVAQEKEFSQNYNIDDERIRSKLDIIDSAQNTEFLIAKEQFLGWKNERFSNSSAGEMALLNMQEQQQQQKIGLVTNNLSQLEVTAPHDGLLTYQADWRGEKPKAGQTLWPGEKIAELPDTSVMELKLFVSEREAIDLAVGQTVTFKLNANAEQQFSGVISDVAPFPQSIKRGDPQKFYQLKASVAHNDAAFLPGLKLTASIAVHNSQPLLAIPIQAVFKEQNADFVYVYQQGKYQKTPVVLGKRSISHVEVISGLTEQNIVSLVDQAGV; this is encoded by the coding sequence ATGAGATCACTCATTTTACTTTGCCCGTTACTCTTAGCTGGTTGTAGCTCAGAATCAACAATTGAAAATCCATTAAATTATCAGGTTAAAACCATGGATTTTGAGACCTTAGTGCCTGCCAAAGGCTACTTAGCGGCAGCGACTGCAACAGCAGTTAATAGTCCGGTAGGTAGTCGCGGCCCACAAACATTAGCATGGCTTGCACCTGAATATTCAGTGGTAAAAAAAGGTGATGTGATTGTGCGATTTGAAGGCGAGCGTTTAGAGCGGGAGCGTCAAGATCTTAATAACCAATTGGCAATCACTAATGAAGATATTTTAGGTAAAAAAACTGATTTAACCGCCGAAAAAGCAGTACTTGGTTACGATCTTTCGTCAGTTGCACAAGAAAAAGAGTTTTCGCAAAACTATAATATCGATGATGAGCGTATTCGCTCAAAATTAGACATTATAGATTCAGCCCAAAATACTGAGTTTTTAATCGCAAAAGAGCAGTTTTTAGGTTGGAAAAATGAGCGCTTCTCTAATTCATCTGCAGGTGAAATGGCGCTATTAAATATGCAAGAGCAGCAACAGCAACAAAAAATCGGTCTAGTAACCAATAACTTGTCTCAACTTGAAGTGACAGCACCTCATGATGGTTTATTAACTTATCAGGCGGATTGGCGCGGCGAAAAACCAAAGGCGGGGCAAACGTTGTGGCCTGGTGAAAAAATTGCCGAATTACCCGATACCAGTGTCATGGAGTTAAAGTTATTTGTTTCTGAGCGAGAGGCGATTGACTTAGCCGTTGGACAAACGGTGACTTTTAAGCTTAATGCCAATGCAGAGCAGCAATTTAGTGGCGTTATCAGCGACGTTGCGCCTTTTCCGCAAAGTATTAAGCGAGGTGATCCGCAAAAGTTTTATCAACTTAAAGCCTCTGTTGCGCATAACGATGCTGCATTTTTACCTGGGCTCAAACTTACCGCGAGTATTGCAGTGCATAACAGCCAACCATTGTTGGCAATCCCAATTCAAGCGGTTTTTAAAGAGCAAAATGCAGATTTTGTTTATGTTTATCAACAAGGGAAATATCAAAAAACACCGGTAGTATTGGGTAAACGTAGCATTAGTCATGTTGAAGTAATTAGCGGTTTAACTGAGCAAAACATTGTTTCGTTAGTTGACCAAGCGGGAGTTTAA
- a CDS encoding HlyD family secretion protein — MIKPILLLTGLVFLTACQETVLEKAPVTASKNQVLASGELKSAESHLIAPPSIRRMWQYPIKFMVPENSQVKAGQVVIKFDDKQIQDSLIDKQGELERAQKSLENLQQQEQKTEQELILAVAEKQMQFDKTKRKAEIIDQSRSENDRKKAQIDFTIAQNDLFLAKQKLTFQLETRELNLKMSQGKVARLQNEVADLEADVEKLKVKAPIDGVVIYQTNYEGEKSSVGESVQFGQAVLAVAVLDQMHVLAQIDEPDSGKIKIGQAVKVTLDGSSAQVVNGKIQSLGGVFREKSWQDKRRIIDAMISLDTVDTAVMRPGMSARIEVDIATPVIAAKTEERTL; from the coding sequence ATGATTAAGCCAATTTTATTATTAACTGGACTGGTATTTTTAACTGCTTGCCAAGAAACTGTATTAGAAAAAGCACCAGTAACTGCCAGTAAAAACCAAGTATTGGCAAGTGGTGAGCTTAAATCAGCTGAAAGTCACTTAATTGCTCCGCCTTCAATTCGGCGCATGTGGCAATACCCAATTAAGTTTATGGTGCCAGAAAACAGCCAAGTCAAAGCGGGTCAAGTGGTGATTAAGTTTGATGATAAACAAATTCAAGACTCCTTAATTGATAAGCAAGGTGAACTTGAACGCGCCCAAAAATCGCTCGAAAACTTACAGCAGCAAGAGCAAAAAACTGAACAAGAACTGATTTTAGCTGTTGCTGAAAAACAAATGCAGTTTGATAAAACCAAACGAAAAGCTGAAATTATTGATCAATCACGTTCAGAAAATGACCGTAAAAAAGCACAAATTGACTTTACCATTGCACAAAATGACTTGTTTTTAGCAAAACAGAAATTAACGTTTCAACTAGAAACCCGTGAATTGAATTTAAAAATGAGCCAAGGCAAGGTCGCGCGATTGCAAAATGAAGTCGCTGATTTAGAAGCTGACGTTGAAAAACTAAAAGTGAAAGCGCCAATAGATGGCGTCGTCATTTATCAAACCAATTACGAAGGTGAAAAATCCTCAGTGGGTGAATCAGTACAATTTGGCCAGGCTGTACTTGCTGTAGCAGTGCTCGATCAAATGCATGTCTTGGCACAAATTGATGAACCAGACAGTGGTAAAATTAAAATTGGCCAAGCAGTGAAAGTGACTCTCGATGGTAGCAGCGCTCAGGTGGTAAATGGCAAAATACAAAGCTTAGGGGGCGTTTTTCGAGAAAAATCTTGGCAAGATAAACGCCGAATTATCGATGCAATGATTTCTCTTGATACGGTTGACACTGCTGTAATGCGCCCTGGAATGTCGGCGCGGATTGAGGTTGATATTGCAACCCCTGTTATTGCAGCAAAAACAGAGGAGCGCACACTATGA
- a CDS encoding HlyD family secretion protein, giving the protein MHTTIKLLLIGALCQVFTAEATLLVSGEIKASDNQNFYSPKTDTWRVEVKWMKPEGEVVAPNDVVVVFDSGNIASQIEQTKVTLFTAQEELQRIKNNNGQSALEGEYAVKRNELLLEKARIDASVPKKQLSAYDYEKYQLELEKAAIELNKAKQNLEKIITNNDVALKKQQLLIEQTGNELERSERQLDLMSLKAERAGPVIYGQHPWNGEKVFVGMTAQPGWKIANIPSLSGLYIEAWIHEVDFHQLKLGQVADLKFDAFPSQSFKAELVNISTQPEERKPWGEDAYFRTEFKFANSESLKLIPGMSAQLALQGGPHD; this is encoded by the coding sequence ATGCACACAACAATAAAACTGCTACTGATTGGTGCGCTTTGCCAAGTTTTTACAGCCGAGGCAACATTATTGGTGAGTGGAGAAATTAAAGCCAGTGATAACCAAAACTTTTATTCACCTAAAACCGACACTTGGCGTGTTGAAGTTAAATGGATGAAACCTGAAGGTGAAGTGGTAGCGCCAAATGATGTGGTGGTGGTATTTGATAGCGGCAACATTGCCAGCCAAATAGAGCAAACCAAAGTCACTTTATTTACTGCGCAAGAAGAATTACAGCGTATTAAAAATAACAATGGTCAAAGTGCGTTAGAAGGCGAATATGCCGTTAAGCGTAATGAGCTATTACTCGAAAAAGCACGGATTGACGCTTCAGTTCCTAAAAAGCAATTAAGTGCTTATGACTATGAAAAGTACCAATTAGAACTGGAAAAAGCAGCGATAGAGCTTAATAAGGCAAAACAAAATTTAGAAAAAATCATTACTAATAATGACGTTGCTTTAAAAAAGCAGCAGCTATTAATTGAGCAAACCGGTAATGAACTTGAGCGCAGTGAGCGACAGTTAGATTTAATGAGTTTAAAAGCCGAGCGTGCAGGTCCGGTGATTTATGGCCAGCACCCTTGGAATGGCGAAAAAGTATTTGTTGGCATGACAGCTCAACCGGGTTGGAAAATAGCCAACATCCCTTCATTAAGCGGACTGTACATAGAAGCGTGGATCCATGAGGTTGATTTTCATCAACTTAAGCTCGGCCAAGTGGCAGACCTTAAATTTGATGCCTTTCCTTCGCAAAGTTTTAAAGCTGAGTTAGTGAATATTTCTACTCAACCGGAAGAGCGAAAACCTTGGGGTGAAGATGCGTATTTTCGCACTGAATTTAAGTTTGCTAATAGCGAAAGTTTAAAGCTTATTCCGGGAATGAGTGCACAATTAGCGTTGCAAGGAGGACCGCATGATTAA
- a CDS encoding ABC transporter ATP-binding protein → MIRVENLKRSYGEGESQVMALNNVSLEIKENEFVAIMGSSGSGKSTLMNILGCLDTPNSGEYFLSNQSIKQIDDESLSKIRNQKIGFVFQTFHLLSRLTALQNVTLPLRYSHVPDDEAKERGLNMLAKVGLTHRADHRPNEMSGGQRQRVAIARALINRPAVIFADEPTGNLDSKTSHEIMLLLSELHQQGQTIVMVTHEEDIAAYAQRVIRMKDGVVVEDSQCTQQ, encoded by the coding sequence ATGATTAGGGTTGAGAATCTAAAACGCAGTTATGGGGAAGGAGAATCGCAAGTGATGGCATTAAATAATGTATCACTTGAGATTAAAGAAAATGAATTCGTCGCGATAATGGGGTCTTCCGGCTCAGGAAAATCAACGTTAATGAATATTTTGGGTTGCCTTGATACTCCCAATTCAGGTGAATATTTTTTATCTAACCAAAGTATTAAACAAATTGATGATGAGTCACTGTCTAAAATCCGCAATCAAAAAATCGGCTTTGTTTTTCAAACCTTTCATTTATTAAGCCGTTTAACTGCCCTTCAAAACGTAACTTTACCTCTGCGTTATAGCCATGTGCCCGATGATGAAGCCAAAGAGCGAGGCCTTAACATGTTAGCAAAAGTGGGTTTAACACATCGCGCAGATCATCGACCCAATGAAATGTCGGGCGGTCAGCGCCAGCGTGTTGCCATTGCGCGAGCGTTAATTAATCGCCCAGCGGTTATTTTTGCTGATGAACCAACCGGGAATTTAGATAGTAAAACTTCTCATGAAATCATGTTGTTATTAAGTGAGCTTCATCAACAAGGGCAAACCATAGTGATGGTTACTCATGAAGAAGATATTGCTGCGTATGCCCAGCGCGTAATTCGAATGAAAGATGGTGTTGTTGTGGAGGATAGCCAATGCACACAACAATAA